In Populus alba chromosome 9, ASM523922v2, whole genome shotgun sequence, a genomic segment contains:
- the LOC118058681 gene encoding uncharacterized protein, whose product MFKTSLQDCLLLPPSFSLLSLLHSHKFKNPEVTIMGPPSKNARTISQEAFDELVKENIEDLGMDPTEALEDAIQTLTLQGVDLSGIVTCVPGEGNVRENPVIKCLERLEELGFDNNGSNEMAGLFDQLAGLFSVVEGSGNVAIGVRNGGVELVCSICSNIPIGSEKVLVSALETLALLIHDVHSTETFRSSDGPKMVVDILKDGSESLDILNSGFAVVAAAATSNEVVKELFMELKIDELILEALNRQSKGNIRGLYDSIRVLLTPDDNRVVASQVYGYARRFAKIGIARALGESLRAGLTSPSLVSASIALKAVAVNDEICKSIAESGGIDAILKCIDDSGEQGNKIVAKTCCSLLSKLAGCDSNKSAIVEKGGMNKLIQLSARFSDDPPVLQEVMSVFTVLCLRSPDNAARAMEAGAGDLAIQVMEKFSTVQQLQRNSCLMIRNLVVRNPENRTTLLSHGIEKFIRRAKVNHETCKDAATDALRDLGLDNYNS is encoded by the exons ATGTTTAAAACCAGCCTGCAAGACTGCCTTCTGCTCcctccctctttctctctcctttcccTCCTTCACTCACACAAGTTCAAAAACCCTGAAGTTACAATAATGGGCCCACCAAGCAAGAATGCCCGTACAATATCACAAGAAGCTTTTGATGAACTAGTAAAAGAGAACATAGAAGATCTAGGTATGGACCCCACTGAAGCCCTTGAAGATGCAATCCAGACTCTCACTCTTCAAGGCGTTGATCTCTCTG GGATTGTGACCTGCGTACCGGGAGAGGGTAATGTGAGGGAGAATCCAGTCATTAAGTGTTTGGAGAGATTGGAGGAGTTGGGATTTGATAATAATGGTTCGAATGAGATGGCGGGGTTGTTTGATCAATTGGCTGGATTGTTTAGTGTTGTTGAAGGATCTGGGAATGTTGCAATTGGGGTTAGAAATGGTGGGGTGGAATTGGTTTGTTCTATTTGTTCTAACATTCCTATTGGGTCTGAGAAAGTTCTTGTTTCAGCTTTGGAAACGTTGGCATTGTTGATTCATG ATGTTCATAGTACCGAAACCTTTCGGTCTAGTGATGGACCAAAAATGGTGGTTGATATTTTAAAGGACGGGAGTGAAAGTTTAGACATCCTGAATAGCGGGTTTGCTGTTGTTGCTGCAGCAGCAACTAGCAACGAGGTTGTGAAAGAGTTGTTTATGGAATTGAAAATTGATGAGCTTATTTTGGAAGCATTGAATAGACAGAGTAAAGGCAACATCCGAGGTCTATATGATTCTATACGTGTTCTCTTGACACCTGATGATAATCGTGTTGTGGCATCCCAA GTTTATGGTTATGCACGGAGATTTGCCAAAATTGGAATTGCAAGAGCTCTTGGGGAATCACTACGGGCAGGGCTTACCTCACCCAGTTTAGTCTCAGCAAGCATCGCTTTAAAGGCTGTTGCTGTTAAT GATGAAATATGCAAATCTATCGCTGAAAGTGGTGGCATCGATGCCATTCTGAAATGTATAGATGACAGTGGTGAACAAGGCAACAAAATTGTTGCTAAAACTTGCTGTTCTTTGTTATCCAAG TTGGCAGGATGTGATTCAAATAAAAGTGCTATTGTAGAGAAGGGGGGTATGAACAAGCTAATCCAACTCTCAGCCAGATTTTCTGATGACCCCCCTGTTCTGCAAGAG GTTATGTCTGTCTTTACGGTGCTCTGTTTAAGATCTCCAGACAATGCAGCCCGTGCCATGGAAGCCGGAGCTGGAGACCTTGCCATCCAAGTCATGGAGAAGTTTTCTACTGTGCAACAATTACAGAGGAATTCCTGTCTAATGATCCGCAATCTTGTTGTGAGAAACCCGGAGAACAG AACTACTCTTCTTAGTCATGGCATCGAGAAATTTATAAGAAGGGCAAAGGTAAACCACGAAACATGCAAGGATGCTGCCACCGATGCTCTGAGGGATTTGGGCCTTGATAACTACAATTCATAG